The following proteins are co-located in the Robbsia betulipollinis genome:
- a CDS encoding sugar porter family MFS transporter, which yields MHIVIIAATAALGGLLFGYDTGVISAALLFLRTAFHLSTLMVGIVTSIALAGAAGGAGVAGRLADHFGRRPTLLWTAAVFLAGAVVSACAVDLPMLLVGRVLVGIGIGGASMLTPLYLAEIAPAKTRGALVSCNQLAVTLGILLSYLVGYALAASGSWRWMLGLSAVPGALLALGMYLLPETPRWLAGHGHTDLARASLRKLRGADVDIDAEVAELRADLKSDRQTAQHEAPSKKERLAQRLPLIVGVGLAIFQQVTGINTVIYFAPMIFQAAGLSSASAAILATAGIGVVNVLMTVVAIRLVDRVGRRVLLLWGVGGMGVSLSLLACVFLFGKGPILSWLTAASLTAYIGFFAIGLGPVFWLLLSEIFPLAIRARGMSAATIANWLANLAVALSFLNLTALLGRPGVFFIFAALSFAALLFAYRLIPETMGLSLEAVDALWRRREGLTPPANQER from the coding sequence ATGCACATCGTCATCATCGCTGCCACGGCAGCACTCGGCGGTCTCCTGTTCGGCTATGATACCGGCGTCATTTCCGCCGCACTGCTGTTCCTGCGTACCGCCTTTCATCTGTCCACGCTCATGGTGGGCATCGTCACGAGCATTGCGTTGGCGGGCGCCGCGGGCGGTGCCGGCGTAGCGGGTCGTCTCGCGGATCATTTCGGACGCCGTCCCACCTTGCTATGGACCGCCGCCGTGTTCCTCGCGGGCGCCGTGGTTTCCGCGTGTGCCGTGGACCTCCCAATGCTGCTGGTCGGGCGCGTGCTGGTCGGCATCGGGATTGGCGGTGCGTCGATGCTTACGCCGCTGTATCTGGCGGAGATCGCGCCCGCCAAGACGCGTGGTGCGCTGGTATCGTGCAACCAGTTGGCGGTGACGCTGGGCATCCTGCTGTCCTACCTCGTGGGCTATGCGCTGGCCGCCAGTGGCTCGTGGCGCTGGATGTTGGGCCTCAGCGCAGTACCGGGCGCGCTGCTTGCGCTCGGCATGTATCTGCTGCCGGAAACGCCGCGCTGGCTGGCGGGCCACGGTCACACCGATCTCGCACGCGCATCGCTACGCAAATTACGGGGTGCCGATGTCGACATCGATGCCGAGGTCGCGGAACTCCGGGCAGATCTTAAGAGCGATCGCCAGACCGCCCAGCATGAAGCGCCCAGCAAAAAGGAGCGACTGGCGCAGCGCCTGCCCTTGATCGTCGGCGTGGGCCTCGCCATTTTCCAGCAAGTCACCGGCATCAATACGGTCATTTACTTCGCGCCGATGATCTTCCAGGCAGCGGGGCTCTCTTCCGCATCGGCGGCGATACTGGCAACAGCCGGCATCGGCGTCGTGAACGTGTTGATGACCGTCGTCGCCATCCGCCTGGTCGACCGGGTGGGACGACGCGTGCTGCTGCTCTGGGGCGTGGGTGGCATGGGCGTCAGCCTGTCGCTGCTCGCTTGCGTGTTTCTTTTCGGGAAAGGTCCGATACTGAGCTGGCTTACCGCCGCCAGCCTGACGGCGTACATCGGCTTTTTCGCCATCGGGCTGGGACCCGTATTCTGGTTGCTGCTCTCGGAGATCTTCCCCCTGGCGATACGCGCACGCGGGATGTCCGCGGCGACGATTGCGAACTGGCTCGCCAATCTGGCCGTCGCGTTGAGCTTTCTCAATTTGACGGCGCTGCTGGGACGCCCGGGGGTGTTCTTCATTTTCGCTGCACTGTCTTTCGCCGCCCTTCTTTTCGCCTATCGCCTGATTCCCGAGACCATGGGCTTGAGTCTGGAAGCGGTGGATGCCCTGTGGCGGCGGCGCGAAGGGCTGACGCCGCCCGCAAATCAGGAACGGTAA
- a CDS encoding DUF748 domain-containing protein, which translates to MSSIQGQSAETPVPPPGEPPAREHPGWHKYGFAALALLGLLGIYAVAGFWGAPRLVETHLSPWLTQRYGLHLGLGRVRFNPFTFEIQADNVVLRNPGATPFLEIAHLAINDAPSALLHDTWKIDNVALTGMTVNLVLAKDGTFNLIELLHRLTPAGSAHTTTPRVMIAKLDIVRAGILFTDLHNAAPAKILMSPIALSMTNLSTLSAVKAKETLTAVLPDGTNLRSHGEIGLEPALSASGEFALNGLQASTWLPFLRGILRIDALKGRADLSARYAFTRTGSLQLADVALSLTDLALSTPTAKMPLITMKKLAANGGSVDPLKHAVSFASLDVAQGGVAVRIDANGQLAWSQLIVRNDAARVGVPPSVALPDWHLAVKSMRLDRVGLDYDDQRSKPPLVASIARIGGALRIDATTGAHGNVAGRDIALHIHDAALPGQPMLKLDDASVTGGSFDLAGMTVAASDIALQDGTVSVARNTDGSIDWQRRFAAAPGHHAATSAGRHPWQYDFARIGISNIDVALADRSMTPVFHYPLHLRSLTAHDVANSGSTPVRFDARIAAHDGGTLDAHGSIAPQGTNLQAHVQLDQLVLTPFSALALRRTGFTPAGGPLTLSADLRDAGGWTLDDLNASLPHFTLRRPRETEPLFAAARLNIQGAKVAFSQRTVVVGELSLATGVVRAQVQKSGRFDWQVAYPASRIAPQPAAARAATPAHAWNIRVATFQARAMAAHLVDLSGAVSRRLDVDRFDIAMAMQMSVGGAQAQVAAQNLQASMHEARFSMDGSQQPAVSITSASLSNGGFNLHARRMTASTLTVRGGSARIVRDANGRLNLLDAESRKSAAAPAAPAAGRAWQYSVGTIQIAHFTTNVADRAYTPALALGATFDATAHDVANDSKARFDATLALADAGGSVKASGTGTPDTGEFHADVVARAIALAPLQPVLTRYTRLALAAGQASGDLAIVHAAHAGRAIQVTGQLGLKNIILNETDTNAHALSLERLDARDIAFSGQDNRLTVGDIQIVHPDAKIAVEKNHSVNLERFLKRDAGATPKAEPPSGTGPHAAPFQLAIHRIGVRGGSVDFSDQSLVLPFSTKVSAVQATIVGVFNHGDRHADVTADGTIQSYGSATVNGSIVPFDPRRYTDLRVRFANVRVQPLSPYTATFAGRKVQAGKLWLDLEYKIDHGNLLGKNDVRLSDFTLGERVKSPTAKDIPLNLAVSLLTDSKGEIHLSVPVRGNLDNPHFDIASAITDALRHTLLRVAAAPFHLLGKLFGNDKTSLASIGFAAGNASLAPEQREKLDALVGALRQRPLLQLSIGAPYDERMDTLALQQAQTRRQLAARLTSPGADDADASIVALDDPGTRRALGAMLAQQNNGPLPESPTGPAADSHAAYQAMFDRVSKGQTLNADAAEILATRRAEGIADYLTQHGIARSRVQTGKVQQVSKDDVGLIDAQLTVLAAAP; encoded by the coding sequence ATGTCTTCGATTCAGGGACAGTCCGCCGAAACGCCTGTCCCTCCTCCCGGCGAACCGCCTGCCAGGGAGCATCCTGGCTGGCATAAATATGGGTTCGCCGCGTTGGCACTGCTCGGCCTGCTCGGCATCTATGCCGTCGCAGGATTCTGGGGCGCGCCGCGATTGGTCGAAACGCACCTCTCCCCCTGGCTCACCCAGCGCTATGGACTGCACCTCGGCCTGGGCCGGGTGCGTTTCAACCCGTTCACATTCGAGATCCAGGCCGACAATGTCGTATTGCGCAATCCTGGCGCTACGCCGTTTCTTGAAATCGCCCATCTCGCGATCAATGACGCGCCCAGCGCTCTGCTTCATGACACCTGGAAAATCGACAACGTCGCGCTGACAGGCATGACGGTGAATCTGGTGCTGGCGAAAGACGGCACGTTCAACCTGATCGAACTTCTTCATCGGTTGACGCCGGCCGGAAGCGCGCACACCACGACGCCGCGGGTCATGATCGCAAAGCTGGACATCGTTCGCGCGGGCATCCTGTTCACCGACCTCCACAACGCCGCGCCAGCGAAGATTTTGATGTCGCCCATTGCTCTGAGCATGACGAACCTCTCGACCCTGAGCGCGGTGAAAGCGAAAGAGACGCTCACGGCGGTATTGCCCGACGGCACGAATCTGCGGTCACATGGCGAGATTGGACTCGAACCCGCGCTGTCGGCAAGCGGCGAGTTCGCGCTGAATGGCCTGCAGGCCTCGACGTGGTTGCCGTTTCTGCGCGGCATACTGCGCATCGATGCGTTGAAAGGCCGCGCGGATCTGTCCGCGCGCTATGCCTTCACACGCACCGGCAGTCTGCAGCTTGCCGACGTGGCGCTCAGCCTCACTGACCTGGCGCTGAGCACGCCCACAGCGAAGATGCCTCTCATCACGATGAAGAAGCTTGCCGCCAACGGCGGCAGCGTGGATCCGCTGAAACATGCGGTCTCGTTCGCCAGCCTGGACGTGGCGCAAGGCGGCGTTGCCGTGCGTATCGACGCGAATGGCCAACTTGCCTGGTCGCAACTTATCGTACGCAACGACGCGGCGCGCGTCGGCGTGCCGCCCAGCGTCGCTCTACCGGATTGGCATCTCGCGGTGAAAAGCATGCGGTTGGACCGCGTTGGCCTCGACTATGACGACCAGCGGAGTAAGCCCCCGCTCGTCGCCAGCATTGCCCGCATCGGCGGCGCGCTGCGGATCGACGCGACGACCGGCGCGCATGGCAATGTTGCAGGCCGGGACATTGCCCTGCACATCCACGACGCAGCGCTCCCGGGCCAACCGATGCTGAAACTCGACGACGCATCCGTCACGGGAGGGTCTTTCGATCTTGCGGGCATGACGGTCGCGGCATCCGACATTGCGTTGCAGGACGGCACGGTCTCGGTCGCACGCAACACGGACGGCTCGATCGATTGGCAGCGTCGCTTTGCGGCGGCACCCGGACATCACGCGGCGACGTCCGCTGGACGACACCCCTGGCAATACGACTTCGCGCGAATCGGCATCAGCAACATCGATGTGGCGCTGGCCGACCGCAGCATGACGCCCGTTTTCCACTATCCGCTGCACCTCCGGTCCCTTACCGCGCACGACGTCGCAAACAGTGGCTCGACGCCCGTCCGGTTCGACGCGCGGATCGCAGCGCATGACGGCGGCACGCTCGATGCCCATGGCAGCATCGCCCCGCAGGGCACCAACCTCCAGGCGCACGTTCAACTCGACCAACTCGTTCTGACGCCGTTCAGCGCCCTTGCGCTGCGCCGTACCGGCTTCACGCCCGCCGGCGGTCCGCTGACGCTATCGGCCGACTTGCGCGATGCCGGGGGCTGGACGCTCGACGATCTGAATGCCAGTCTGCCCCACTTCACGCTGCGCCGCCCCCGGGAAACCGAACCCTTGTTTGCAGCCGCGCGACTGAACATCCAAGGCGCGAAGGTCGCTTTTTCGCAGCGCACGGTGGTGGTGGGTGAACTCTCGCTCGCGACAGGCGTCGTGCGCGCGCAGGTACAAAAGAGCGGTCGGTTCGATTGGCAGGTTGCGTACCCGGCCTCGCGCATCGCCCCGCAGCCCGCCGCCGCTCGTGCCGCCACGCCCGCGCACGCCTGGAATATACGCGTTGCAACGTTCCAGGCGCGCGCAATGGCAGCGCATCTCGTCGACCTCAGCGGCGCGGTGTCCAGACGTCTCGACGTCGACCGGTTCGATATCGCCATGGCCATGCAAATGTCGGTGGGCGGAGCGCAGGCACAGGTCGCAGCGCAAAACCTCCAGGCAAGCATGCACGAGGCCAGGTTCTCGATGGACGGCAGTCAGCAGCCGGCCGTTTCGATTACGTCCGCGTCGCTTTCAAACGGGGGATTCAATCTTCACGCCCGCCGCATGACGGCGTCCACGCTCACCGTGCGCGGCGGCAGCGCCCGGATCGTGCGCGATGCAAACGGGCGCCTCAACCTGCTCGACGCCGAATCCCGAAAAAGCGCGGCCGCTCCCGCCGCTCCCGCCGCCGGACGGGCCTGGCAATACTCGGTTGGCACGATTCAGATCGCGCATTTCACGACGAACGTGGCGGACCGCGCGTACACGCCGGCACTCGCCCTCGGCGCGACATTCGACGCGACCGCCCATGACGTGGCGAACGACAGCAAGGCTCGCTTCGACGCCACGCTCGCGCTCGCCGACGCCGGCGGCAGCGTCAAGGCAAGCGGCACGGGAACGCCGGATACGGGCGAATTTCACGCCGATGTGGTCGCCAGGGCCATCGCACTGGCGCCCCTGCAGCCGGTTCTCACGCGTTACACCCGGCTCGCCCTGGCCGCCGGCCAAGCGAGCGGCGACCTCGCAATCGTCCACGCCGCCCACGCGGGACGTGCAATCCAGGTCACCGGCCAGCTTGGCCTGAAAAACATCATCCTGAACGAAACCGACACGAATGCCCATGCACTCTCGCTCGAGCGGCTGGATGCACGGGACATCGCCTTTTCGGGTCAGGACAATCGCCTGACGGTCGGTGATATCCAGATTGTCCATCCGGATGCGAAGATCGCGGTCGAGAAGAACCACAGCGTAAACCTGGAACGGTTCCTCAAACGCGACGCCGGCGCGACGCCGAAAGCCGAACCGCCGTCCGGCACGGGCCCGCACGCCGCCCCGTTCCAGTTGGCGATCCATCGCATTGGCGTGCGCGGCGGCAGCGTGGACTTCTCCGACCAAAGTCTGGTCCTGCCGTTCTCCACGAAGGTGAGCGCGGTGCAGGCGACCATCGTCGGGGTGTTCAATCATGGCGATCGGCACGCCGACGTGACCGCCGATGGCACGATACAGTCGTACGGTTCCGCGACCGTCAATGGCAGCATCGTGCCATTCGACCCGCGACGCTATACGGACCTTCGCGTCAGGTTCGCCAACGTGCGGGTACAGCCTCTCTCGCCGTACACCGCGACCTTCGCCGGACGCAAGGTGCAGGCCGGCAAACTCTGGCTCGACCTCGAGTACAAAATCGATCACGGCAACCTGCTGGGCAAGAACGATGTCCGCTTGTCCGATTTCACGCTCGGCGAGCGCGTGAAAAGCCCCACCGCCAAGGACATTCCCCTCAACCTGGCGGTGTCGCTCCTGACGGATTCCAAGGGGGAGATCCACCTCTCCGTGCCCGTGCGCGGCAACCTCGACAATCCCCATTTCGACATCGCCAGCGCGATAACCGACGCGTTACGCCATACCCTTCTGCGCGTCGCCGCGGCACCCTTTCATTTGCTCGGAAAACTTTTCGGCAATGACAAGACATCGCTGGCCAGCATCGGCTTCGCCGCGGGAAACGCATCGCTCGCGCCCGAGCAGCGTGAAAAGCTCGACGCCCTGGTCGGCGCGCTGAGACAACGACCGCTCCTGCAACTCTCGATCGGCGCGCCCTACGACGAACGTATGGACACCCTCGCCCTCCAGCAGGCGCAAACCCGCCGTCAGCTCGCCGCACGGCTCACGTCCCCCGGCGCCGACGACGCAGACGCGTCGATCGTCGCGCTCGACGATCCCGGCACGCGCCGGGCACTGGGCGCGATGCTCGCGCAACAAAATAACGGACCGCTCCCAGAATCGCCAACAGGTCCCGCCGCGGACAGCCACGCCGCGTATCAGGCCATGTTCGACCGGGTTTCAAAAGGGCAGACCCTGAACGCCGATGCCGCCGAGATCCTGGCGACCCGCCGGGCCGAGGGGATCGCCGACTATCTGACGCAACACGGCATCGCACGAAGCCGGGTGCAGACGGGCAAGGTGCAACAGGTTTCGAAGGACGATGTCGGACTGATCGATGCGCAGCTGACCGTACTTGCCGCTGCGCCATGA
- a CDS encoding glycoside hydrolase family 15 protein has product MSKPIEDYALLGDGETAALVSRDGAIDWLCWPRFDDDACFAALLGTEKNGHWTVAPVAAVRHHSRRYQEDSLIVETDFEVDGGAIRVIDFMPMRTTFSSVVRIVVGLRGNVKVRSTLCLRFDYGALPPWSALQDDCMVAKVGPDLVILRAPVPLDVSALATVAEFDVAQGSRLAFVMSYGPSHQPAPGAIDAEAALSSTQRFWRDWIDRFDDAKTDWPREVRRSLLTLKALIHQTSGGLIAAPTTSLPEAPGGTMNWDYRYCWLRDASFTLGALLNAGFHEEALAWRDWLLRAVAGSPERVRIMYRVDGARHLAEWSVDSLPGYRYAQPVRVGNAASTQHQIDVFGELLDCLDLARRGGVPVSAQEAAVMLKIVEHLETMWDSEGSGVWESRAAPRQYTYSKVMAWVAFDRFLRHDGTNAGAEPVARHVIERITALRTVVHEQVCREGWNEGLGSFTQYYGGQEIDASLLLLPLVGFLPADDPRMAATIATIQRELADGGLIRRTRARREGPSEGAFLACSCWMADCLHLQGRTDEARAQLDRVLAVGNDLGLFSEEYDVPGKRLSGNFPQALTHLAIVNTALRLCGPTLARDGGASPNQTSERAKHLPA; this is encoded by the coding sequence ATGAGCAAGCCGATCGAAGATTACGCCCTGTTGGGCGATGGTGAAACGGCTGCACTCGTCAGCCGCGACGGCGCGATCGACTGGCTCTGCTGGCCTCGGTTCGACGACGATGCGTGCTTCGCCGCGTTGCTGGGTACCGAAAAAAACGGTCACTGGACCGTGGCTCCCGTCGCAGCGGTTCGTCATCACAGCCGCCGCTATCAGGAGGATAGCCTGATCGTCGAAACGGATTTCGAAGTGGACGGGGGGGCGATCCGGGTGATCGATTTCATGCCGATGCGAACGACCTTTTCTTCTGTCGTACGAATCGTCGTCGGCCTGCGGGGCAACGTCAAAGTCCGATCGACGCTGTGTCTGCGCTTCGACTACGGGGCGTTGCCCCCATGGTCGGCGCTCCAGGACGACTGCATGGTCGCGAAGGTCGGGCCGGATCTCGTGATTCTGCGTGCGCCGGTGCCGCTCGATGTCTCGGCGCTGGCGACGGTGGCGGAATTCGACGTTGCGCAGGGAAGCCGGTTGGCGTTCGTGATGAGCTATGGGCCATCCCATCAGCCCGCCCCGGGCGCGATCGATGCGGAAGCGGCGTTATCTTCCACCCAGCGTTTCTGGCGTGACTGGATCGACCGGTTCGACGATGCGAAGACGGACTGGCCCAGGGAAGTCAGACGCTCGCTGCTGACCTTGAAGGCGTTGATTCATCAAACCAGCGGCGGTTTGATCGCGGCGCCCACGACCTCGCTGCCGGAGGCGCCTGGCGGCACCATGAACTGGGACTATCGATATTGCTGGCTGCGCGATGCGAGCTTTACCCTGGGGGCGCTCCTCAATGCCGGCTTTCATGAGGAAGCGCTTGCCTGGAGAGACTGGCTGCTACGCGCCGTCGCGGGTTCGCCCGAACGCGTGCGGATCATGTATCGCGTCGATGGTGCACGGCATCTTGCCGAGTGGTCCGTCGATTCATTGCCGGGGTACCGTTACGCGCAGCCCGTGAGGGTCGGCAACGCGGCGTCCACGCAACATCAAATCGATGTTTTCGGCGAGCTGCTGGATTGTCTCGATCTGGCCCGCCGGGGGGGCGTGCCGGTGTCCGCGCAGGAAGCCGCGGTCATGCTGAAGATCGTCGAACACCTCGAGACGATGTGGGACAGCGAGGGTTCCGGCGTGTGGGAGTCCCGCGCCGCGCCGCGGCAGTACACCTATTCGAAAGTCATGGCGTGGGTGGCGTTCGATCGCTTTCTGCGTCATGACGGTACGAACGCCGGCGCGGAACCGGTCGCGCGGCACGTGATCGAACGCATCACCGCGTTACGAACGGTCGTCCATGAGCAGGTCTGCCGCGAGGGCTGGAACGAGGGACTCGGCAGTTTCACCCAATATTACGGGGGGCAGGAAATCGACGCGAGCCTGCTTTTGTTGCCGCTGGTGGGTTTTCTCCCGGCCGACGATCCACGCATGGCCGCGACCATCGCGACCATCCAGAGAGAACTCGCCGACGGCGGGTTGATACGGCGCACCAGAGCGCGTCGGGAGGGACCGAGCGAGGGGGCATTTCTCGCCTGCTCCTGCTGGATGGCGGACTGCCTTCATCTGCAGGGCCGCACCGACGAGGCACGCGCGCAACTGGACCGCGTGCTTGCCGTGGGCAACGATCTGGGCTTGTTCTCCGAGGAATACGATGTGCCGGGCAAGCGTCTATCGGGAAACTTTCCGCAGGCGCTGACGCATCTGGCCATCGTCAATACGGCGCTTCGCCTGTGCGGACCGACCCTCGCTCGCGACGGTGGCGCTTCTCCGAACCAGACAAGCGAGCGGGCGAAGCACCTGCCCGCCTAG
- a CDS encoding SDR family oxidoreductase, with protein MTQIVVITGAGAGVGRATAEKFASEGFAVALLSRDPQRLDRAARELHERYGVRTLAIPTDVADATAVDAAASKVENELGPIDVWVNIAMATVFAPVSKLTPEEFERGTRVTYLGQVHGTMSALSRMRVRDRGTIVNVGSALGYRSVPLQSIYCGAKFAIRGFTDALRSEIIHDRLKVHLTMVDLPAVNTPQFDWAKNKMGVKAKPVAPIFEPEVAARAIFFGATHKRREVWLGFPTVKAILANRIAPGLIDKYLASSGYSGQLTDEPLAADAPSNLFEAVPGHYGAHGRFDSESREHSWEMFTDRHRGFFWAFAALSLAGGIHWLAKKSKV; from the coding sequence ATGACGCAAATTGTCGTGATCACGGGCGCCGGCGCCGGTGTGGGCCGGGCTACCGCCGAAAAATTCGCCAGCGAGGGCTTCGCGGTCGCGCTGTTGTCGCGTGATCCGCAACGCCTCGACAGGGCGGCGCGAGAATTGCACGAACGCTACGGGGTGCGCACCTTGGCGATTCCCACCGATGTCGCCGATGCCACGGCCGTGGATGCCGCGGCAAGCAAAGTGGAGAACGAACTGGGTCCGATCGACGTCTGGGTCAATATCGCGATGGCAACGGTATTCGCGCCTGTCTCGAAGCTGACGCCGGAGGAGTTTGAACGCGGCACGCGCGTGACCTATCTCGGTCAGGTCCATGGCACCATGTCGGCGCTCTCGCGCATGCGCGTGCGCGACCGCGGCACCATCGTGAACGTGGGTTCGGCGCTGGGCTACCGCTCCGTTCCGTTGCAATCGATTTATTGCGGCGCCAAATTCGCGATACGCGGTTTCACCGACGCATTGCGTTCGGAAATCATCCACGACAGGCTCAAGGTTCACCTGACAATGGTCGACCTGCCCGCCGTGAACACGCCGCAATTCGACTGGGCGAAAAACAAGATGGGCGTCAAGGCCAAGCCCGTCGCACCCATCTTCGAACCGGAGGTGGCTGCGCGGGCGATCTTTTTCGGGGCCACGCACAAGCGGCGCGAAGTCTGGCTGGGTTTTCCTACGGTCAAGGCGATTCTGGCAAACCGCATCGCGCCGGGTTTGATCGATAAATATCTGGCGTCTTCGGGCTATTCGGGGCAACTGACCGATGAACCGCTCGCGGCGGACGCGCCCAGTAACTTGTTCGAAGCCGTACCCGGCCATTATGGCGCGCATGGCCGCTTCGACAGCGAGTCTCGGGAACACAGCTGGGAGATGTTCACCGATCGCCATCGGGGGTTTTTCTGGGCCTTCGCCGCGTTGAGCCTGGCCGGCGGTATCCACTGGCTGGCGAAGAAATCCAAAGTCTGA